Proteins found in one Miscanthus floridulus cultivar M001 chromosome 4, ASM1932011v1, whole genome shotgun sequence genomic segment:
- the LOC136548228 gene encoding protein NRT1/ PTR FAMILY 7.3-like — MAEGSWTPTAELPLQQAGTPGGEVEEHGGGGAAAEAVTATRDGSVGWSGEPCRRDRSGGWFAGFLMLANQALVTFAVNCVGTNLVTFMSVVMRLDNADAANKASNWNGTTYVFSIIGAIVSDSYWGRYKACTIFQLIFLAGLVELAVACHVFLDKSCHFGNGGGRQEHCKPPTTVQAAVFYVSIYQIALGNGGYQPAANTFGADQFDETDARERKSKSAFFGYFFVANNLGGILAVTALAYMEDKGEWVQAFWIATAAALLGYLLFAVGTLRYRHFLASGNAVVSVCQVVVAAVRNRRRVRASVREQDLYDPDAADGAHVKTGVRKMVHTPEYWCLDKAAVIKDPSALQPSSKPNPWRLCTLTQVEELKCILRLVPIWLCSILFSTSYSQMTSVFIEQAQAMDDSLWKLKIPPAGMDVFEILGVTAFVFIYRFCIVKIMTKISHEPTELQRMGTGLVISTAAMITSGVVEQQRLIRATTGGVDASSSLSILWQTPQYLLIGASEVFMYVTMTEFFNDQLPEGLRSLGSAMSVASMSAGSFASSLLVTLVMTITCRGGRPGWIPQDLNKGHVDWFFYLIAALNAVDLLAFVVFAKRYRPAPVIIHGASESGVEKGHDGEECI; from the exons ATGGCT GAGGGTAGCTGGACCCCGACCGCTGAGCTGCCTCTGCAACAAGCAGGGACACCGGGTGGTGAGGTGGAGGAgcatggcggcggtggtgctgCTGCTGAGGCCGTGACGGCGACGCGGGACGGGTCGGTGGGCTGGAGCGGCGAGCCGTGCCGCAGAGACAGGTCAGGCGGATGGTTCGCCGGCTTCCTCATGCTCG CCAACCAGGCGCTGGTGACGTTCGCGGTCAACTGCGTGGGGACCAACCTGGTGACGTTCATGTCGGTGGTGATGCGGCTGGACAACGCGGACGCCGCCAACAAGGCATCCAACTGGAACGGCACCACCTACGTCTTCTCCATCATCGGCGCCATCGTCAGCGACTCCTACTGGGGCAGATACAAGGCCTGCACCATCTTCCAGCTCATCTTCCTCGCC GGACTGGTGGAGCTCGCCGTCGCCTGCCACGTGTTCCTGGACAAGTCGTGCCACTTCGGCAACGGCGGGGGCCGGCAGGAGCACTGCAAGCCGCCGACGACGGTGCAGGCCGCCGTCTTCTACGTCTCCATCTACCAGATCGCGCTCGGGAACGGCGGGTACCAGCCCGCGGCGAACACGTTCGGCGCCGACCAGTTTGACGAGACGGACGCCCGGGAGCGGAAATCCAAGTCCGCCTTCTTCGGCTACTTCTTCGTCGCCAACAACCTCGGCGGCATCCTCGCCGTCACCGCGCTGGCGTACATGGAGGACAAGGGAGAGTGGGTCCAGGCGTTCTGGATCGCGACCGCCGCGGCCCTGCTCGGGTACCTCCTGTTCGCCGTCGGGACGCTCCGGTACAGGCACTTCCTGGCCAGCGGCAACGCCGTCGTCAGCGTCTGCCAGGTGGTTGTCGCCGCGGTAAGGAACAGGCGGCGCGTTAGAGCTTCGGTGCGAGAGCAAGATCTGTATGACCCCGATGCTGCTGATGGAGCTCACGTCAAGACGGGGGTCAGGAAGATGGTGCACACACCAGAGTACTG GTGTTTGGACAAGGCAGCGGTGATTAAAGATCCATCTGCCCTTCAACCTTCCTCCAAGCCCAATCCATGGAGGCTCTGCACACTTACCCAAGTGGAAGAGCTCAAGTGCATCCTGCGGCTAGTCCCAATCTGGCTCTGCAGCATCCTCTTCTCCACGTCCTACTCGCAGATGACGTCGGTGTTCATCGAGCAGGCGCAGGCCATGGACGACTCCCTGTGGAAGCTGAAGATCCCTCCCGCCGGCATGGACGTCTTCGAGATACTGGGCGTGACGGCCTTCGTCTTCATCTACAGGTTCTGCATCGTCAAGATCATGACGAAGATATCGCACGAGCCGACGGAACTCCAGAGGATGGGCACGGGGCTCGTCATCTCCACCGCGGCCATGATCACGTCCGGCGTGGTGGAGCAGCAGAGGCTGATACGCGCCACGACGGGAGGCGTCGACGCGTCCAGCTCTCTCAGCATCCTCTGGCAGACCCCGCAGTACCTGCTGATCGGGGCGTCCGAGGTGTTCATGTACGTCACCATGACGGAGTTCTTCAACGACCAGCTTCCGGAAGGCCTCAGGAGCCTCGGGAGCGCCATGAGCGTCGCCTCCATGTCGGCTGGGAGCTTTGCGAGCAGCCTTCTCGTCACTCTAGTCATGACCATCACCTGCAGAGGCGGCCGGCCTGGGTGGATACCTCAggatctcaacaagggtcatgtGGACTGGTTCTTCTACCTCATAGCAGCCCTCAACGCCGTGGATCTGTTGGCGTTCGTGGTGTTCGCCAAGAGGTATAGGCCGGCTCCAGTGATCATACATGGAGCAAGTGAAAGCGGTGTCGAGAAGGGCCATGACGGCGAGGAATGTATTTGA